A single window of Methylomarinum sp. Ch1-1 DNA harbors:
- a CDS encoding flagellar basal body-associated FliL family protein — MACFAKPPYIGDVGIATVGWPAVGWIRRQAIRLDVHNANFAPVAGFGGLLREATLRCEAALRVYIGIATVGWIRRQAIRLDTHNANFASGGGVWWLASRSHPTLATLASQPSGGFGAKGDDCIVLISRGVSVRVFVLWFCLLTFSSFAYAEEAAEQEKASEMAYLEMKPKFTVNLAERRKYLMINVQLLIEGERYIEKVKKHMPLLRHELIMLYSGLPADQLQTMEQREALRLKTKRRIVNALDKYENSDGFRDVFFTEFLVN; from the coding sequence GTGGCTTGCTTCGCGAAGCCACCCTACATTGGTGACGTTGGCATCGCAACCGTCGGCTGGCCCGCCGTAGGGTGGATTCGCCGCCAGGCAATCCGCCTGGATGTGCACAATGCCAATTTTGCCCCGGTGGCGGGGTTTGGTGGCTTGCTTCGCGAAGCCACCCTACGTTGCGAAGCCGCCCTACGCGTCTACATTGGCATCGCAACCGTAGGGTGGATTCGCCGCCAGGCAATCCGCCTGGATACGCACAATGCCAATTTTGCCTCCGGTGGCGGGGTTTGGTGGCTTGCTTCGCGAAGCCACCCTACGTTGGCCACGTTGGCATCGCAACCGTCGGGTGGATTCGGCGCGAAAGGCGATGACTGTATTGTTTTAATTTCAAGAGGAGTCTCGGTGCGAGTTTTTGTTTTGTGGTTTTGTTTATTGACGTTCTCTTCCTTCGCTTATGCCGAGGAGGCCGCGGAGCAGGAAAAGGCGTCGGAAATGGCGTATCTGGAAATGAAGCCTAAGTTCACCGTCAATCTGGCGGAGCGCAGAAAATATCTGATGATCAATGTGCAATTGCTGATCGAAGGCGAGCGCTATATTGAAAAGGTGAAAAAACACATGCCTTTGTTGAGGCATGAATTGATTATGTTATATAGCGGTCTGCCCGCCGATCAGCTGCAAACCATGGAGCAACGCGAGGCGCTGCGGTTGAAAACGAAAAGACGGATCGTGAACGCCTTGGATAAATATGAAAACAGCGATGGCTTTCGCGATGTCTTTTTTACCGAGTTCCTAGTCAATTAA
- a CDS encoding dodecin: MSEHVYKKIELTGSSSAGIQQAIENAVEKAALTIKNMRWFEVVETRGHIEDGKVAHWQVTIKVGFTIE; the protein is encoded by the coding sequence ATGTCTGAACATGTTTATAAAAAAATCGAATTAACAGGTTCTTCCAGCGCCGGCATACAACAAGCCATCGAAAATGCCGTAGAGAAAGCCGCGCTAACGATCAAGAACATGCGCTGGTTTGAAGTCGTCGAAACTCGCGGTCATATCGAAGACGGCAAAGTGGCACACTGGCAGGTCACCATCAAGGTCGGCTTCACCATCGAATAA
- a CDS encoding TadE/TadG family type IV pilus assembly protein, producing the protein MSMVVLDKLHNQKGAALIEFAIILPLLMLLVIGVVEFGFAFYHLDILNKSVQDGARYFADPKQARNGVIDDAIDVTGSNQDNVDATTNLIIYGSTDASTDSLLPNVANYTPVPSITTDATYTDHIFVTASYDHQLILGGLLSNLTNGTVPATMTLTASTAMRVE; encoded by the coding sequence ATGTCGATGGTTGTGTTAGATAAGCTTCACAACCAAAAAGGCGCGGCCTTAATAGAGTTCGCTATCATATTGCCGTTGCTTATGCTGTTGGTGATAGGTGTGGTGGAATTTGGCTTCGCCTTTTATCATCTCGATATCTTAAACAAGTCGGTGCAGGACGGTGCGCGCTATTTTGCCGATCCGAAACAGGCTAGAAACGGCGTTATAGACGACGCAATCGATGTGACAGGTAGCAATCAGGATAACGTCGATGCGACGACCAACCTGATCATCTACGGCTCGACAGATGCCTCGACCGATTCATTATTGCCTAATGTCGCCAATTACACGCCTGTACCTTCGATAACAACCGATGCGACCTATACCGATCATATCTTCGTGACCGCCAGTTATGATCATCAATTGATTCTGGGCGGTCTGCTGAGCAACTTGACCAATGGGACGGTGCCGGCGACTATGACGTTAACGGCATCAACTGCGATGAGGGTTGAATGA
- a CDS encoding AAA family ATPase has product MDGNKSTSYVNDRELPKILILLLDEATLPVLYELTALPSITRPMLLIISAKNDNHQMRLAMQAGARDFFTDPVDSDELHKALEQIIHDCQRTGAKKGTLTTLINAKGGSGASVIACNLAHIASIASDESVVLMDMDFQFGTQSLNLDLHPQHTVVEALTEINDLDFDAIDGYMTRTQSGLRLLSTLQQQIVLPGDIPVENLDKMLSLCAERYNRVFIDLPRHIDLLTASVLDKSDQIAIVIQQSLAHLRDAKRLVQILKLELNVSDKNIIIVVNRFNPKANLQIKDIKSTLNCSRVYLIPNDYDRVANACNLGVPLFDYSPKAPITRAMIKLASHLDVDIKEKYKEHSFFKRLVSFF; this is encoded by the coding sequence GTGGATGGCAATAAATCAACCAGTTATGTGAATGACAGGGAACTGCCGAAGATTTTGATCTTGCTGCTCGATGAAGCCACGCTTCCGGTGCTCTATGAACTGACTGCGTTACCCAGCATAACGCGTCCCATGCTGTTGATTATTTCGGCAAAAAACGACAATCATCAGATGCGGTTGGCGATGCAGGCGGGCGCGCGTGATTTTTTCACCGACCCGGTCGATTCAGATGAATTGCATAAGGCATTGGAGCAGATTATTCATGATTGCCAACGAACCGGAGCCAAGAAGGGAACGTTGACGACCTTGATCAATGCCAAGGGCGGCTCGGGCGCCAGTGTGATCGCCTGTAATTTGGCGCATATCGCGTCGATAGCCTCCGATGAATCGGTTGTTTTAATGGATATGGATTTTCAGTTTGGCACCCAATCGTTAAACCTGGATTTGCATCCCCAGCATACTGTCGTCGAAGCCTTGACCGAAATCAACGATCTCGATTTCGACGCCATCGATGGTTATATGACGCGGACCCAAAGCGGTTTGCGTCTGCTGTCGACGTTACAGCAGCAAATCGTCTTACCGGGCGATATTCCGGTTGAAAACTTGGATAAAATGTTATCGCTTTGCGCCGAGCGTTATAACAGGGTCTTTATCGATCTGCCTCGCCATATCGATTTGTTAACGGCTTCGGTCTTGGATAAGTCGGATCAGATTGCCATTGTGATTCAACAAAGTTTGGCGCATTTGCGTGACGCGAAACGTTTGGTGCAGATCTTGAAGCTGGAATTGAATGTCAGCGACAAAAATATCATCATCGTCGTTAATCGCTTTAATCCAAAAGCTAATTTACAAATTAAAGATATTAAATCCACGTTGAATTGTTCCAGGGTATATTTGATTCCGAATGATTATGACCGGGTGGCGAATGCTTGCAACTTGGGCGTGCCTCTATTCGATTATTCCCCTAAGGCGCCGATTACCAGAGCGATGATTAAATTGGCCAGCCACCTGGATGTCGATATCAAGGAAAAGTACAAAGAGCATAGTTTCTTTAAGCGGCTAGTCAGCTTTTTCTGA
- a CDS encoding Rho-binding antiterminator: MSKLISCQLHDYIEIACMYHYRIRLTLKNREVIEGRALDTCVDADKREYLLLDDGEKRQVELNKLAGMEVLSANPAFKKVDF, from the coding sequence ATGAGTAAGCTGATTTCCTGCCAGTTACATGATTACATCGAAATAGCCTGTATGTATCATTATCGGATCAGGCTGACGCTAAAAAACAGGGAAGTAATCGAGGGGCGGGCGCTAGACACCTGCGTCGATGCCGATAAGCGCGAATATTTGTTGCTCGATGACGGCGAAAAACGCCAGGTCGAGTTGAACAAGTTAGCAGGAATGGAGGTGCTTTCCGCTAATCCGGCGTTTAAGAAGGTGGATTTCTAG
- a CDS encoding peptidylprolyl isomerase, protein MKKIYLLAMLLLLSFSVFSVRAELLDRIVAVVEDDIILDRELSEEVYAIAQKLRANNVMVPPEFVLRKQVLERLIIDRLQRQMAERSGIRVSDEMLRSSVVDIAARNNMTVEQFRQELENQGMSFAKFQESIRSEIIINQLRAREIGSRIKVTDREVAHYLETQGRVGQEKIKYRLGHILISVPEAASATVIQKARDKANQVVKDLRNDENFKQMALTVSDGGNALNGGDLGWRTLGQIPTLFVETVSKMSREDVSEPIRSPSGFHIIKMLEMEGLNKHIVTKTKVRHILIKTNELIDDEEAQKRLLALKQRIADGDNFATLAKAHSDDKGSAINGGDLDWVGPGALVPPFEAAMNKLSINEISEPVQTQFGWHLIQVLDRENRDDSAEFKKQQVREEIRKRKIEEETELWLRRMRDEAFVDINLDRL, encoded by the coding sequence ATGAAGAAAATTTATCTACTGGCCATGTTGCTGTTGTTATCGTTTAGCGTATTCAGCGTCAGGGCCGAATTATTGGACAGAATCGTCGCCGTCGTTGAGGACGACATTATTCTCGATCGGGAACTGTCCGAAGAAGTCTATGCGATTGCGCAAAAATTGCGCGCCAACAATGTCATGGTGCCGCCCGAATTCGTACTCCGTAAACAAGTGTTGGAGCGCCTGATTATCGATAGGCTGCAGCGTCAGATGGCGGAAAGATCGGGGATTCGGGTCAGCGATGAAATGTTGCGCAGTTCCGTCGTCGATATCGCCGCCCGCAATAATATGACGGTCGAACAGTTTCGCCAAGAGTTGGAAAATCAAGGCATGAGCTTTGCAAAATTCCAGGAAAGCATACGCAGTGAAATCATTATCAACCAGCTGAGGGCGAGGGAAATCGGCTCCCGCATCAAGGTGACGGACAGAGAGGTCGCCCATTACCTGGAAACGCAAGGACGGGTCGGTCAGGAAAAGATCAAATACCGACTTGGACATATTCTCATTTCAGTGCCGGAAGCGGCTTCGGCGACGGTAATCCAGAAAGCGCGCGACAAGGCTAATCAGGTGGTCAAGGATCTGCGTAACGACGAGAATTTCAAACAAATGGCGTTGACCGTTTCGGATGGCGGCAATGCGCTTAACGGCGGTGATTTGGGCTGGCGCACCTTGGGACAGATCCCGACCTTGTTTGTGGAAACGGTGAGTAAAATGAGTCGCGAAGACGTTTCGGAACCGATACGCAGTCCCAGCGGCTTTCATATCATTAAAATGCTGGAGATGGAGGGGCTTAACAAGCATATCGTGACTAAGACCAAAGTGCGGCATATTCTGATCAAAACCAATGAACTGATCGATGATGAGGAGGCCCAAAAACGGTTGTTGGCGCTGAAGCAACGGATTGCCGATGGCGATAATTTCGCGACCTTGGCGAAAGCGCATTCCGATGATAAGGGCTCGGCGATTAACGGCGGTGATCTCGATTGGGTTGGGCCTGGCGCGCTAGTGCCTCCATTTGAGGCGGCGATGAATAAGTTGTCGATTAATGAAATCAGTGAGCCGGTGCAAACGCAGTTCGGTTGGCATTTGATTCAGGTATTGGATCGCGAGAACCGCGACGACAGTGCGGAATTTAAGAAGCAGCAGGTGCGCGAGGAGATCCGCAAGCGTAAGATCGAAGAAGAAACCGAATTATGGCTCAGACGTATGCGTGACGAAGCATTTGTCGATATAAACCTGGATCGTTTGTAG
- a CDS encoding aminoglycoside phosphotransferase family protein gives MFPASSDIRADAIMDWLNEELRFEINSFEPASSDASFRRYFRVKHAGGQHIVMDAPPDKENTEPFIRIAGLLKKMNIHVPAIYQQNLAEGFLLLEDLGSRSFLDQLTLESADILYQSAFDSLFKLQTQSDLAYAQLPEYSADLLQRELEIFQQWFLGELLAIALPAPLKNSLTTTLIDSAQAQPRVCVHRDFHSRNLMVLKRHSPGVIDFQDAVIGPITYDLVSLLRDCYISWPPEQVEQWMQRYYRRLDDAELIDADLDTFRRWFDLMGLQRHLKAVGIFARLNLRDDKSTYLADIPRTMSYIVQISRIYPELADFYQFLQDRVLPIYPDRL, from the coding sequence ATGTTCCCGGCATCATCAGATATCCGCGCGGATGCGATTATGGACTGGCTCAACGAAGAACTACGCTTCGAGATTAATAGCTTCGAACCCGCTTCCAGTGATGCCAGCTTCAGGCGTTATTTTCGCGTCAAACACGCAGGCGGCCAACATATCGTCATGGACGCGCCACCGGACAAGGAAAATACCGAGCCTTTCATACGCATCGCCGGTTTGTTGAAAAAAATGAACATACACGTTCCGGCAATCTATCAGCAAAACCTGGCCGAGGGCTTTCTGCTGTTAGAAGACTTAGGCTCCCGCAGTTTTCTCGATCAACTCACGCTGGAAAGCGCCGATATACTCTATCAGTCGGCGTTCGACAGCCTGTTCAAACTACAGACACAATCTGATTTAGCCTATGCTCAGTTGCCGGAATACAGTGCCGACCTGTTGCAACGCGAACTGGAGATTTTTCAACAATGGTTTCTTGGCGAGCTGCTTGCCATTGCCCTGCCAGCCCCTCTAAAAAACTCATTGACCACAACATTAATCGACTCGGCGCAGGCGCAACCGCGCGTCTGCGTGCATCGCGATTTCCACTCCCGCAACCTGATGGTGCTGAAACGGCATTCCCCCGGCGTCATTGATTTTCAGGACGCCGTCATCGGCCCGATCACCTATGACCTCGTGTCATTATTGCGCGACTGCTATATCAGCTGGCCCCCGGAGCAAGTCGAACAATGGATGCAACGCTATTATCGACGCCTCGATGACGCCGAACTCATCGACGCCGATCTCGACACCTTCCGACGCTGGTTTGATCTGATGGGTCTTCAGCGCCACCTGAAAGCCGTCGGTATTTTTGCCCGTCTGAACCTACGCGACGACAAATCCACCTATTTGGCCGACATCCCCCGCACAATGAGCTATATCGTGCAGATCAGCCGGATTTATCCGGAACTGGCGGATTTTTACCAATTTTTGCAAGATCGAGTTTTGCCGATTTACCCGGACAGACTATGA
- a CDS encoding LPS-assembly protein LptD → MHFRFFFVFFLCLFARSVIAEDNVWDCEKNKAGEWSCVSQGQKEPVETQPAPDMPVPQPLAESEPAAEKARPVFMKPPRTVAKRPGWTCSANEQDETWNCSLIGADPKGRARVVEHAEHDAGLLDPAYDFSEEEIFKALQAQLPYDPWQNCLGPSVSQPALVGDKDLRNTAPMDVHADYSEVFDKEITSFFGNVDITRADQHVQADMASYDTVSETMDAQGHVFYSENEISLYSETALLNLATDEARLREALFISPSGPIRGSADVVYRDSKVLSRYTEASFTSCRPGNQDWVVHADRLKMNRATGQASAKHAWLEFKGLPVLYTPYISFPLDDRRLSGILPPSFGSTEKNGFDLEVPYYWNIAPNYDATITPRYMTKRGGMLRTQFRYLTEISRGNIGLEYMPYDSLREESRYSASVQAQSNFGYGVSSNLDLNYVSDDDYFNDLNNALGFSDTRHVRSLADLRYNQSWMSFVARLENYQTIDRSIPPGARPYQKYPQLQLNLHHEMDDFPLNLAMENQYTYFYRSGRVSGQRLNLKPSISFPWQTAGAFFTPKFSLQHTQYALEDQLPGRAEDISRTLPIVSVDGGLFFERDFDFGDSSYLHTLEPRAFYLYIPHEDQSDIPLFDTSLYDLNFFSLFRDNRFNGPDRVQDANQVTLALTSRLIDSDSGRERLKLSVGEIFYFRDREVLLRGNTPETNSLSNLIAELSGQLTDHLSFSSSVQWNPDVNDITRGQGTIRYRNQPEQIINLGYRYRRDNPNLEATIIQSDMSFRWPLYDNWFAVGRWQYSLKFNQTVESFLGLEKESCCWRFRVIGRRFVNNISNSEEAKAENGVFVQLELKGLASFGDKVDNFLEKNLYGYRKPEN, encoded by the coding sequence ATGCATTTCCGTTTCTTTTTTGTTTTTTTTCTTTGTCTTTTTGCCAGGTCGGTTATTGCAGAAGACAATGTTTGGGATTGTGAAAAAAACAAAGCGGGCGAATGGTCATGCGTCAGTCAGGGGCAAAAAGAACCGGTCGAGACTCAACCGGCGCCCGACATGCCGGTGCCTCAGCCTTTGGCCGAGAGCGAGCCGGCGGCTGAAAAAGCGCGTCCGGTTTTCATGAAGCCGCCGCGCACCGTCGCCAAACGTCCGGGTTGGACGTGTAGCGCCAATGAACAGGATGAAACCTGGAATTGCAGCCTGATTGGGGCCGATCCGAAGGGTAGGGCCAGAGTCGTCGAACATGCCGAACATGACGCCGGCTTGCTGGACCCTGCCTATGATTTCTCGGAGGAGGAAATCTTTAAAGCCCTGCAAGCGCAGCTGCCCTATGATCCCTGGCAGAATTGTCTGGGCCCTTCCGTTTCCCAGCCGGCCTTGGTTGGCGATAAAGACCTGCGCAATACCGCGCCGATGGATGTGCATGCCGATTATTCGGAGGTTTTCGATAAGGAAATCACCAGCTTCTTCGGCAATGTCGATATTACCCGCGCCGATCAACATGTGCAGGCCGATATGGCCAGTTATGATACCGTCTCCGAAACGATGGACGCGCAGGGCCATGTTTTTTATTCCGAAAATGAAATTTCTCTCTACAGCGAAACCGCGCTGTTGAATCTGGCCACCGATGAAGCGCGATTGCGTGAGGCCTTGTTCATTTCGCCGTCCGGCCCGATTCGTGGCAGCGCCGATGTCGTCTACCGGGACAGCAAGGTCTTGTCGAGATACACGGAAGCATCGTTCACCAGTTGTCGGCCCGGTAATCAGGATTGGGTCGTTCATGCCGATCGCTTGAAGATGAACCGGGCCACCGGGCAGGCGTCGGCCAAGCACGCTTGGCTGGAATTCAAGGGCCTGCCGGTGCTCTATACGCCCTATATCTCATTTCCTCTGGATGATCGCCGTCTATCCGGCATCTTGCCGCCAAGCTTCGGCAGCACCGAGAAAAACGGCTTCGATTTAGAGGTGCCTTATTACTGGAATATCGCACCGAATTACGATGCCACCATCACGCCTCGTTATATGACCAAGCGCGGCGGCATGTTGCGCACTCAGTTTCGTTATCTGACCGAAATCTCCCGCGGCAATATCGGCCTCGAATATATGCCCTATGACAGCTTGAGGGAAGAGTCGCGTTATTCCGCCAGCGTGCAGGCGCAATCGAATTTCGGTTATGGCGTCTCCTCCAATCTGGATCTGAATTACGTGTCCGATGACGATTATTTCAATGACTTGAACAACGCTCTCGGCTTTTCCGACACCCGTCATGTCAGAAGCCTGGCTGATCTGCGCTATAATCAGAGTTGGATGTCGTTTGTCGCCCGCCTGGAAAATTATCAGACCATCGACCGCAGTATCCCGCCCGGCGCCCGACCCTATCAGAAATATCCTCAGCTGCAACTGAATTTGCATCATGAGATGGACGATTTCCCGTTGAATTTGGCGATGGAAAATCAATATACCTATTTTTACCGCAGCGGACGGGTCAGCGGTCAGCGTCTCAACCTGAAACCGTCGATCAGTTTTCCGTGGCAGACCGCGGGCGCTTTTTTCACTCCCAAATTCTCGCTGCAACACACTCAATATGCGCTTGAAGACCAGCTCCCCGGCAGGGCGGAGGATATTAGCCGCACTTTGCCGATCGTGTCGGTGGACGGCGGCCTGTTTTTTGAGCGCGATTTCGATTTCGGCGATAGCTCCTATCTGCATACCCTGGAGCCGCGCGCCTTCTATTTGTATATCCCACATGAGGACCAAAGCGATATCCCGCTGTTCGATACCTCGCTCTACGATTTGAATTTTTTCAGCTTGTTCCGGGACAATCGCTTCAACGGTCCTGACAGAGTGCAGGATGCCAATCAGGTGACGCTGGCGTTGACGTCGCGTTTGATCGACAGCGACAGCGGCCGCGAACGCTTGAAGCTCAGCGTCGGGGAAATTTTCTATTTCCGTGATCGGGAAGTGCTGCTGCGCGGCAACACGCCGGAAACCAACAGTCTGTCTAATTTGATCGCCGAGCTCAGCGGCCAGTTGACCGATCATCTGTCTTTCTCGTCATCCGTGCAGTGGAATCCCGATGTAAACGATATTACCAGGGGACAGGGAACTATTCGTTATCGGAATCAGCCTGAACAAATTATTAATCTCGGATACCGTTATCGCCGGGATAACCCGAACCTGGAGGCGACCATCATCCAAAGCGATATGTCGTTCCGTTGGCCGCTTTATGATAATTGGTTTGCCGTCGGGCGCTGGCAGTATTCATTGAAATTCAATCAGACCGTGGAAAGCTTTCTGGGACTGGAGAAGGAAAGTTGCTGTTGGCGTTTTCGCGTGATCGGCAGGCGTTTTGTCAACAATATCAGTAATTCCGAGGAAGCCAAGGCGGAGAATGGCGTGTTCGTTCAGCTGGAGCTGAAAGGGTTGGCCAGCTTCGGCGACAAGGTCGATAACTTCCTGGAAAAAAACCTGTATGGCTATCGTAAGCCGGAAAATTAA
- a CDS encoding TadE/TadG family type IV pilus assembly protein — protein MVEFALIALVFFTLIFGIIEFARVMFVYNTLVEATRRGARVAAVCPVSAGGILQAQRVTIFDDPAGGGNPLLGLTTADVDVKYYEDDMTEVAAPIGNIISEDYDKIDFVQVEILPTFTHTLIIPLIGNTFSVPPVVTKLPSESLGRVSPENPVTQRCCYGVCVS, from the coding sequence ATGGTCGAATTCGCGTTGATCGCGCTGGTGTTTTTCACCCTCATCTTTGGCATCATCGAGTTCGCCCGGGTGATGTTTGTTTATAATACTCTGGTCGAAGCGACACGGCGGGGCGCCCGGGTCGCCGCCGTCTGTCCGGTGTCCGCCGGGGGGATACTTCAAGCCCAGCGGGTCACGATTTTCGATGACCCCGCCGGCGGCGGCAATCCTTTGCTAGGTTTGACAACGGCAGATGTCGATGTGAAGTACTATGAGGATGATATGACGGAAGTCGCTGCGCCGATCGGAAATATAATCTCGGAAGATTATGATAAAATTGATTTTGTACAAGTGGAGATCCTTCCTACATTTACTCATACGTTAATAATACCGTTAATTGGCAACACATTTTCGGTGCCTCCGGTTGTGACGAAACTGCCCAGCGAAAGCCTGGGCCGGGTTTCTCCGGAGAATCCGGTGACGCAACGATGCTGCTACGGGGTGTGCGTCAGTTAA
- the murU gene encoding N-acetylmuramate alpha-1-phosphate uridylyltransferase MurU: MKAMILAAGRGERMRPLTDFTPKPLLPVANKPLIQYTIENLVAAGYPDIVINLAHLGQQIKDYFGNGHALGANIAYSDEGEKGLETAGGIINALPLLGKQAFLVVNGDIACDFPLSSLRRQRFDLAHLVLVDNPPHHRDGDFHLANDGHLSEQGENMLTFSGIGLYKAELFAGIVPGEYKLGPLLRRFMQDRRISGVKHHGFWMDVGTPERLKELDNHYQHRGTRHV; this comes from the coding sequence ATGAAGGCGATGATACTGGCCGCCGGACGCGGCGAACGAATGCGTCCGCTCACCGATTTCACCCCAAAACCGCTGCTTCCAGTCGCCAATAAGCCGTTGATTCAATACACGATAGAAAACCTGGTCGCCGCCGGTTACCCCGACATCGTCATCAACCTTGCCCATCTTGGTCAGCAGATCAAGGATTATTTCGGCAACGGCCACGCCTTGGGGGCGAACATCGCCTACAGTGACGAAGGAGAAAAGGGACTGGAAACGGCCGGCGGCATTATCAATGCATTGCCTCTGCTGGGAAAACAAGCTTTTTTAGTCGTCAATGGTGACATCGCCTGCGATTTTCCTTTATCCTCACTAAGACGGCAACGTTTTGATCTGGCCCATCTGGTCCTAGTCGACAATCCGCCTCATCATCGCGATGGCGATTTTCATCTGGCGAATGACGGCCATCTATCGGAACAGGGGGAGAACATGCTGACCTTCAGCGGCATCGGCCTTTACAAAGCGGAACTCTTTGCCGGAATCGTTCCCGGCGAATACAAGCTGGGCCCGCTATTAAGACGCTTTATGCAAGACCGCCGCATCAGCGGCGTAAAACACCACGGTTTCTGGATGGATGTCGGCACGCCCGAACGCCTGAAGGAACTGGACAATCATTATCAACACCGAGGAACACGCCATGTCTGA
- a CDS encoding HIT domain-containing protein, whose translation MNFQLHPRLEQDCIEIGRLSLSRLLLMNDSQYPWCILVPEREDISEIYQLSPTDQQQLQQESCLLSKTLAEIYNADKMNIAAIGNMVPQLHIHHIVRYRNDRAWPAPVWGQFDAIPYGKKQLKEQISVIKLAMKAALID comes from the coding sequence ATGAATTTCCAACTACATCCCCGCCTGGAACAGGACTGCATAGAAATAGGCCGGCTTAGTTTGTCGCGCCTTTTGTTGATGAATGACAGCCAATATCCCTGGTGCATATTGGTGCCGGAAAGAGAAGATATCAGCGAAATTTATCAGCTTTCGCCAACCGATCAACAGCAATTACAACAGGAATCCTGTTTACTCAGCAAAACGCTGGCCGAAATTTACAATGCCGATAAGATGAATATTGCCGCCATCGGCAACATGGTCCCTCAACTACATATTCATCACATCGTCAGATACCGGAACGACCGTGCCTGGCCGGCTCCGGTTTGGGGACAATTCGATGCGATACCCTACGGTAAAAAACAACTAAAAGAACAGATCTCTGTGATCAAACTGGCCATGAAAGCCGCCTTAATTGACTAG